In the genome of Peromyscus eremicus chromosome 1, PerEre_H2_v1, whole genome shotgun sequence, the window TGAGAGAATCTCATTGTCCCCATCCATTTCCCCTCCAAACAGTTCTGTGTTGCCCCGATGTAAGGCTCCCTCAACTAGCAGCTGCAGGACAGCCTTGAGCCCAGCTGGGGAAGTCTGAGAAAGGCGAGTAAgaagctgggaggctgaggccacgCCAGGAGGGCCATGCAGCCTTAGAGAAGCAAAGAAGCGATGTACCCCAGCTCTCACTAATCCCAAAAGTTGGGAAGGGGACAGGGATTCTGAAGGAAAGGGACATATTGCCAGGAGGGAGGCAGCAGCTTCAGCTACTTCCTCCTCTGGATGTAGCAGAAGAGGAGTCAGATCAGACAGGTGGGCTGAGGCTGACTCCCCAAACCGGGCCCCTAAAGCTGAAGGGCCCTCACCACCCTGCTGTTCCCAGCCCACTAACAAGGCCACATTGCGCAGAAACCGGGCCGTGAAGGGAGGCTGTAAAGTTCCTGCATGCACTCTAGCCAGGCAGCTTCGGAAGGCCAGGGGAAGAAGGCCAGAGAGACTAACCACTAGCCCTGCGTATAGCTGTGTGGCCAAACTCAACTCTTCAGGGCTTCGGGCTCTGCTCAGTAAATGGCCCAACGCCTCAGGTCCACAGCTAGGTCGAGTATAGACAGATAGCAGGCCCAGGAGCTGGTGCTGCCAGAGGAAGCGCTTCCGTTCCAGCCGTAATGTCTCTCCACACAGCTCTCCAACATGGTTTCTTAATGCATCAAGAAAGGGCACTGGACGAGGAGGTGGGGGCGGGCCCAGCACCCCTTCTCCAGGAGACCCTCCCCGATGATGAACCAGTTTTTGTAGATGTAGCAGTAGCAGCTGGATTAGCCGGTCACAGGCCTCTCTCACAGTGTCTGGCACAGCCAGGCCCTGGGTAGTAATGACTGAAGCAGGCATAGCTGTATCCACTAAGAACTGCAGCAGGCGGTAGGCACCAGCCCCAGAGGCCTGGCTTACCAGATGCACAGCCAGGTTTAGCATGTTGTCCAGCTCCTCTCTGGGGAACCCCTGAAGGTGTTGCTGCAGCTGGCTTAGCACTGCTGGGGGCTTGAGGCAGTCTACAAGTTCTCCAGAGACTGTGCCTAGCAAAGCTGGTGACATGACTGCCAGCTGCAGGAGGAAAGGAACTGTGGCCTGAAGGGAGGGTTCCCCATTGCGGCTCCCAGTACCTCCTGCCAAGCTATCATGAAACATGCGCAGTAGTTCCCGTCGGATGCTGTCTCCGTGGCGAGAGGCCAGATGCCCTAGGATGCCTACAACTGAGGCAATCTTGGGCACCCGTTTTTCCCCAGGGATGACAGGAGATCCAGGGAAGGGGTCTGTAGATGGGGTTTGAGAAGAGCTTCCACCACAAGcaccagctcctcctccagccccaCTATGGACACAGAAATCCTTAAGGCCACAGGAGAGGACCCGGGAGATGATGGTGCCAGGAAAAGAAGAGCCAATATGGGCCACAACCCAGTCAAAGTGTGGAGAATGCTGGACAGAAGTGTCCAGCAAGGCATCCACACATGCA includes:
- the Ints5 gene encoding integrator complex subunit 5, translated to MSALCDPPGAPGPPGPAPATHGPAPLSAQELSQEIKAFLTGVDPILGHQLSAREHARCGLLLLRSLPPARAAVLDHLRGVFDESVRAHLAALEESPVAGPPHLRPPPPSHVPAGGPGLEDVVHEVQQVLCEFIRANPKAWAPVISAWSIDLMGQLSSTYSGQHQRVPHATGSLNELLQLWMGCRATRTLMDIYVQCLSALIGSCPDACVDALLDTSVQHSPHFDWVVAHIGSSFPGTIISRVLSCGLKDFCVHSGAGGGAGACGGSSSQTPSTDPFPGSPVIPGEKRVPKIASVVGILGHLASRHGDSIRRELLRMFHDSLAGGTGSRNGEPSLQATVPFLLQLAVMSPALLGTVSGELVDCLKPPAVLSQLQQHLQGFPREELDNMLNLAVHLVSQASGAGAYRLLQFLVDTAMPASVITTQGLAVPDTVREACDRLIQLLLLHLQKLVHHRGGSPGEGVLGPPPPPRPVPFLDALRNHVGELCGETLRLERKRFLWQHQLLGLLSVYTRPSCGPEALGHLLSRARSPEELSLATQLYAGLVVSLSGLLPLAFRSCLARVHAGTLQPPFTARFLRNVALLVGWEQQGGEGPSALGARFGESASAHLSDLTPLLLHPEEEVAEAAASLLAICPFPSESLSPSQLLGLVRAGVHRFFASLRLHGPPGVASASQLLTRLSQTSPAGLKAVLQLLVEGALHRGNTELFGGEMDGDNEILSAVSTPLASASLLDINRRHTAAVPGPGGIWSVFHAGVIGRGLKPPKLVQSRNHQEVVYNTQSLLSLLVHCCSAPGGSECEGCWGAPTLSPEAAKAVAVTLVESVCPDAAGAELAWPPEDHARATVERDLRIGRRFREQPLLFELLKLVAAAPPALCYCSVLLRGLLAALLSHWEASRHPDTAHSPWHLEASCTLVAVMAEGSLLPPALGNMHEVFSQLAPFEVRLLLLSVWGFLREHGPLPQKFIFQSERGRFIRDFSREGGGEGGPHLAVLHSVLHRNIDRLGLFSGRFQAPSPSTLLRQGT